A genomic stretch from Achromobacter spanius includes:
- the hpaH gene encoding 2-oxo-hept-4-ene-1,7-dioate hydratase: MDATTIKTLALRLDEAEQQRTQVRQLSLDHPDISIADAYAIQRAWVEHKIASGRRLVGHKIGLTSRAMQLSSQIDEPDYGALLDDMLFADGAAIPRDRFIVPRVEVELAFILDRPLRGPGVTLFDVLDAVRYVIPALEIIDARSHQIDPESKRPRKVFDTIADNAANAGVVMGGRPVRVGDMDLRWVGAMMSRNAVIEETGLAAGVLNHPANGVVWLANKLAEHDVALEAGQIILGGSFTRPVFAQAGDTFHVDYGPLGSVSCRFV, from the coding sequence ATGGACGCCACCACCATAAAAACACTGGCGCTGCGGCTGGACGAGGCCGAGCAGCAACGCACCCAGGTGCGGCAGCTTTCGCTGGACCATCCCGACATCAGCATCGCCGACGCCTACGCCATCCAGCGCGCCTGGGTGGAGCACAAGATCGCGTCGGGCCGCCGCCTGGTGGGCCACAAGATCGGGCTGACCTCGCGCGCCATGCAGTTGTCATCACAGATTGACGAACCCGACTACGGCGCGCTGCTGGACGACATGCTGTTTGCCGACGGCGCCGCGATCCCGCGCGACCGCTTCATCGTGCCGCGCGTCGAAGTGGAGTTGGCCTTCATCCTGGACCGCCCGCTGCGCGGCCCCGGCGTGACGCTCTTCGATGTGCTGGACGCGGTGCGCTACGTAATTCCGGCGCTTGAGATCATCGACGCGCGCTCGCACCAGATCGACCCCGAATCCAAACGCCCGCGCAAGGTGTTCGACACCATCGCCGACAACGCCGCCAACGCGGGCGTGGTGATGGGCGGGCGCCCGGTGCGCGTGGGCGACATGGACCTGCGCTGGGTCGGCGCGATGATGTCGCGCAATGCCGTCATCGAGGAAACCGGCCTGGCCGCGGGCGTGCTGAACCATCCCGCCAACGGCGTTGTGTGGCTGGCCAACAAGCTGGCGGAACACGACGTGGCGCTGGAAGCGGGCCAGATCATTCTTGGCGGCTCGTTCACGCGACCCGTCTTCGCACAGGCCGGCGACACCTTCCACGTGGACTACGGTCCGCTGGGGTCGGTGAGCTGCCGCTTTGTCTGA
- a CDS encoding nuclear transport factor 2 family protein produces the protein MEHHSAAMQANQSMQSMQIKAACEAVVLTFFHALDTRRHDAAAALMAPEGVWMRQGKRLCGPQEVLAALDARAPERSTCHVITNLRLEAIEQAEDPANESMNEPTNKPANKPTNNPAGGPTSNSTSKPARATVGYFLTAYDSVPQEQGGAPRLVSIRECRDVLVATPEGWRLADKSSRRHLPPE, from the coding sequence ATGGAACATCATTCAGCAGCCATGCAGGCCAATCAGTCCATGCAGTCCATGCAGATCAAGGCCGCTTGCGAAGCGGTGGTCTTGACGTTTTTTCATGCGCTGGATACCCGCCGCCATGACGCCGCCGCCGCGCTGATGGCGCCGGAGGGCGTCTGGATGCGCCAAGGCAAACGGCTATGCGGCCCGCAAGAAGTGCTGGCCGCGCTGGACGCCCGGGCGCCCGAGCGCAGCACTTGCCACGTGATCACCAACCTGCGGCTGGAGGCAATCGAGCAAGCGGAAGACCCTGCGAACGAGTCGATGAACGAGCCAACGAACAAGCCGGCGAACAAGCCAACGAACAACCCGGCGGGCGGCCCGACGAGCAACTCGACGAGCAAGCCGGCACGCGCCACGGTCGGCTATTTCCTGACCGCCTACGACAGCGTGCCGCAAGAGCAGGGCGGGGCGCCCCGCCTGGTCTCCATCCGCGAATGCCGCGACGTGCTTGTCGCCACGCCGGAAGGCTGGCGGCTGGCCGACAAAAGCAGCCGCCGCCATTTGCCGCCCGAGTGA
- a CDS encoding NAD(P)/FAD-dependent oxidoreductase, with protein sequence MNSDAIVIVGAGQAGGWAAATLRERGYAGRVVLLGDEPHAPYERPPLSKAVLGGHAPAESTELFSAERLAALNVDFHPGVAVTRLRLADKQVDTSDGASIAYDKLILCMGGRPVVPPLPGIDHAGVYVLRTRDDALRLRAQLGPDKHVLIVGGGWIGLEVAATARQAGTHVTVLEQAQRLCARSVLPGVSAYLAAMHATAGVNLMLGASLLAVHAQEDGRPVAELADGTRIAAHAVVLGVGLQANDTLAREAGIACQRGVLVDEFCRTSAPDVYAAGDVAVSVHADAGGAVRLESWQNAQDQGTAAALSALGETAPYLPTGAVWSEQYDAMVQIVGFPALAASEVLRPQADARALLSVALDASGRVVAGVAVNAARDLRQLRKWIAQRAVVDPALLQRPDVPLANAQIGSGSAS encoded by the coding sequence GTGAACTCGGACGCGATCGTCATCGTGGGCGCGGGGCAGGCGGGCGGCTGGGCCGCCGCCACCCTGCGCGAACGCGGCTACGCCGGCCGCGTGGTGCTGCTGGGCGACGAGCCGCACGCGCCCTATGAACGCCCGCCCTTGAGCAAGGCAGTGCTGGGTGGACACGCCCCCGCCGAAAGCACCGAACTGTTTTCGGCCGAGCGCTTGGCGGCGTTGAACGTCGACTTCCATCCGGGCGTGGCGGTCACGCGCTTGCGCCTGGCCGACAAGCAGGTGGACACCTCCGATGGCGCGTCAATCGCCTACGACAAACTGATTCTGTGCATGGGCGGCCGCCCGGTCGTGCCGCCGTTGCCGGGCATCGACCACGCCGGTGTCTACGTGCTGCGCACCCGCGACGACGCCCTGCGCCTGCGCGCCCAGTTGGGGCCGGACAAGCACGTGCTGATTGTGGGCGGCGGATGGATCGGGCTGGAAGTGGCCGCCACCGCGCGCCAGGCAGGCACCCACGTCACGGTGCTGGAACAGGCGCAGCGGCTATGCGCCCGCAGCGTGCTGCCGGGCGTGTCCGCGTACCTGGCCGCGATGCATGCAACCGCCGGTGTGAACCTCATGCTGGGCGCCAGCCTGCTTGCCGTCCATGCGCAAGAAGACGGGCGGCCCGTGGCCGAGCTGGCCGACGGCACCCGCATCGCGGCGCACGCCGTGGTGCTGGGCGTGGGCCTGCAAGCCAACGACACGCTGGCGCGCGAGGCGGGCATAGCCTGCCAGCGCGGCGTGCTGGTCGATGAGTTTTGCCGCACGTCGGCGCCGGATGTGTATGCCGCGGGCGACGTGGCCGTGTCGGTGCACGCCGACGCCGGCGGCGCGGTGCGTCTGGAATCGTGGCAGAACGCGCAAGACCAGGGCACGGCGGCGGCACTTAGCGCGCTGGGCGAGACGGCCCCGTATCTGCCCACCGGCGCGGTCTGGTCCGAGCAGTACGACGCCATGGTGCAGATTGTGGGCTTTCCCGCGTTGGCGGCCAGCGAAGTGCTGCGCCCGCAGGCCGATGCGCGTGCCTTGCTGTCGGTAGCGCTGGACGCCAGCGGCCGCGTCGTGGCCGGCGTGGCGGTCAATGCCGCGCGCGATTTGCGCCAACTGCGGAAATGGATCGCGCAACGCGCGGTGGTGGACCCGGCGTTGCTACAGCGGCCAGACGTGCCGCTGGCCAACGCCCAAATCGGATCAGGGAGCGCGAGCTAA
- a CDS encoding non-heme iron oxygenase ferredoxin subunit, with amino-acid sequence MDTWKPVALVADISPDTGTLRVVHEGEAVCLYKLPDDICATQDRCPHGNASLADGYLEDGTIECPLHQGVFDIRTGKPQCPPVTTDLRRYEVRVEADTIYLKAEAA; translated from the coding sequence ATGGACACCTGGAAACCCGTTGCCCTGGTGGCGGACATTTCGCCTGACACCGGCACCCTGCGCGTCGTGCATGAAGGCGAGGCCGTCTGCCTGTACAAGCTGCCCGACGACATCTGCGCCACCCAGGACCGCTGCCCGCACGGCAACGCCAGCCTGGCCGATGGCTACCTGGAAGACGGCACCATCGAATGCCCGCTGCACCAGGGCGTGTTCGACATCCGCACCGGCAAGCCGCAGTGCCCGCCGGTCACGACCGACCTGCGCCGCTACGAGGTGCGGGTCGAGGCCGACACCATCTACCTGAAGGCAGAAGCCGCGTGA
- a CDS encoding aromatic ring-hydroxylating dioxygenase subunit alpha — MTCSDSAVLDTPATAPIHLERRWPKEGYTRIPNWVYTDPAIFQKEMDVFFAGQTWNYVGLECEVPETGSYKRNWIGNRPVIMVRTETGDVNVLENRCAHRGAQICWQNTGRVTDFTCPYHQWNYDLHGNLQGVPFRRGAMGKGGMPRDFDPKQNGIRKLRSVNRGGSIWATFSEEAPSFEDYCGPEVLAEIDHMLPGKPLKLLGYSRQLIPSNWKMYLENLKDPYHATLLHTFYITFGLWRADSKSECIPTGGGAHSVMVSHNEGKKKSEATTEMSRFRDDLELLDLETVTPRAEFNRGRVGGAWVFPAAQFGIQANSLKTRHVIPRSPTEHELVFTYYGYEDDDEEMTRLRLKHANLLGPAGFVSMDDSEMLNQVQIGVTGYPEARGIVEMGGRDTEPADYMVTEVLIRSFYDYYRKAMGL, encoded by the coding sequence ATGACCTGTTCCGATTCCGCCGTGCTGGACACGCCCGCCACGGCCCCCATTCACCTTGAACGCCGCTGGCCCAAAGAGGGTTACACGCGCATCCCCAACTGGGTCTACACCGACCCCGCCATCTTCCAAAAGGAAATGGACGTGTTCTTCGCGGGCCAGACCTGGAACTACGTGGGCCTGGAATGCGAAGTGCCCGAAACCGGCAGCTACAAGCGCAACTGGATCGGCAACCGCCCGGTCATCATGGTGCGCACCGAAACCGGCGACGTGAACGTGCTGGAAAACCGCTGCGCGCATCGCGGCGCGCAGATCTGCTGGCAGAACACCGGCCGCGTCACGGACTTCACCTGCCCGTATCACCAGTGGAACTACGACCTGCACGGCAACCTGCAAGGCGTGCCGTTCCGGCGCGGCGCCATGGGCAAGGGCGGCATGCCGCGCGACTTCGACCCCAAGCAGAACGGCATCCGCAAACTGCGCAGCGTGAACCGGGGCGGTTCCATCTGGGCCACGTTCTCCGAAGAAGCGCCCAGCTTTGAAGACTATTGCGGCCCCGAAGTGCTGGCCGAAATTGACCACATGCTGCCGGGCAAGCCGCTCAAGCTGTTGGGCTACAGCCGCCAGTTGATTCCCAGCAACTGGAAGATGTACCTGGAAAACCTGAAAGACCCGTACCACGCCACCTTGCTGCACACCTTCTACATCACCTTTGGCCTGTGGCGCGCGGATTCGAAGTCGGAATGCATCCCCACGGGTGGCGGCGCGCACAGCGTCATGGTGTCGCACAACGAGGGCAAGAAGAAATCCGAAGCCACCACGGAAATGAGCCGCTTTCGCGACGACCTGGAATTGCTGGACCTGGAAACCGTGACCCCGCGCGCCGAGTTCAACCGGGGCCGCGTGGGCGGCGCCTGGGTGTTCCCGGCCGCGCAGTTCGGCATCCAGGCCAATTCGCTAAAGACGCGCCATGTCATTCCGCGCAGCCCGACCGAGCACGAACTGGTCTTTACCTACTACGGCTACGAGGACGACGACGAGGAAATGACCCGGCTGCGCTTGAAGCACGCCAACCTGCTGGGCCCGGCCGGCTTCGTGTCGATGGACGACAGCGAAATGCTGAACCAGGTGCAGATCGGCGTCACGGGTTACCCCGAGGCGCGCGGCATTGTGGAAATGGGCGGACGCGACACCGAGCCGGCCGATTACATGGTGACAGAAGTGCTGATCCGGTCGTTCTATGACTACTACCGCAAGGCGATGGGGTTGTAA
- a CDS encoding aromatic-ring-hydroxylating dioxygenase subunit beta has translation MTLTDLTDAPALRAQLRDFYDDYAFCLDEGRLEEWPDYFTEDCHYRVLSRENHDAGLPLGLIYCMNKNMVRDRVTALRETTMFEPRSLRHFISGVRVMEVQGDHIVSQANFAIMESLSDREPSLNMVGRYLDVLRVTPDGLAISRRDCVYDNYRVRTSLIVPI, from the coding sequence ATGACCCTGACCGACCTGACCGACGCCCCGGCCCTGCGCGCGCAACTGCGTGACTTCTACGACGACTACGCCTTTTGCCTGGATGAGGGGCGGCTTGAAGAATGGCCCGACTACTTCACTGAAGACTGCCACTACCGCGTGCTGTCCCGCGAGAACCACGACGCGGGCCTGCCGCTGGGCCTGATCTATTGCATGAACAAGAACATGGTGCGCGACCGGGTGACCGCGCTGCGCGAAACCACCATGTTCGAACCGCGTTCGCTGCGCCACTTCATCAGCGGCGTGCGGGTGATGGAAGTGCAGGGCGACCACATCGTGTCGCAAGCCAACTTCGCCATCATGGAGTCGCTGTCTGATCGCGAGCCCAGCCTGAACATGGTGGGCCGCTACCTGGACGTGCTGCGCGTCACCCCCGACGGCCTGGCCATCAGCCGCCGCGACTGCGTGTACGACAACTACCGCGTGCGCACTTCGCTGATCGTGCCCATCTGA
- a CDS encoding cupin domain-containing protein has product MFVDVSGASPREQNKWPSIVIPKEDIDLEIARLIDAPRPDNGRRASLITHPEATAPGLGLAPGTDVTINVVNPGERTYNLRKNSNMLEICISGEGVATVAGRDIRVGHWDVWNTPAMQVHSYRNDGKTPWVRLSYSNAPLLEKLEIHYVEEFDGNVPPADANTKPVPPRAPDAARSRDLALREQITPEGAWLMGYEWLIDIDVLESKALHWPWQAVSRYLPTVEDMARGYNGRRLFVLYNPATERRIGTTHSFFATISSSPPDNHHVPHRHSSSAINYYLRGNGYSKVNGVRLDWKAGDLILSAPGWAMHSHHSGTETTSALTVQDHPLQIAMESLIWQERMQEPILALGSQSGFESNRAQLAAAT; this is encoded by the coding sequence ATGTTCGTCGACGTCAGCGGGGCCAGCCCCCGCGAACAGAACAAGTGGCCGTCGATCGTGATCCCGAAAGAGGACATCGATCTGGAAATCGCGCGGCTGATCGACGCGCCCCGGCCCGACAACGGCCGCCGCGCCTCGCTCATCACCCACCCCGAGGCCACCGCGCCCGGGCTGGGGCTGGCGCCGGGCACCGACGTGACCATCAACGTCGTCAACCCCGGCGAACGCACCTACAACCTGCGCAAGAACTCCAACATGCTGGAGATCTGTATCAGCGGCGAAGGCGTGGCAACCGTGGCCGGCCGCGACATACGCGTGGGGCATTGGGACGTCTGGAATACCCCCGCCATGCAGGTGCATTCGTACCGCAACGACGGCAAGACGCCGTGGGTGCGCCTGTCGTACTCGAACGCGCCCTTGCTGGAAAAGCTGGAAATCCACTACGTGGAAGAGTTCGACGGCAACGTGCCTCCCGCCGACGCCAACACCAAGCCCGTGCCGCCGCGCGCGCCCGACGCCGCGCGCTCGCGCGACCTGGCGCTGCGCGAACAGATCACGCCCGAGGGCGCGTGGCTGATGGGCTATGAATGGCTGATCGACATTGACGTGCTGGAATCCAAGGCGCTGCACTGGCCCTGGCAAGCGGTGTCGCGCTATCTGCCCACCGTGGAAGACATGGCCCGCGGCTACAACGGCCGCCGCTTGTTCGTGCTGTACAACCCGGCCACCGAACGCCGCATCGGCACCACCCACAGTTTCTTCGCCACCATTTCATCGTCGCCGCCGGACAACCACCACGTGCCGCACCGGCACAGCTCGTCGGCCATCAACTATTACCTGCGCGGCAACGGCTACAGCAAGGTCAACGGCGTGCGGCTGGACTGGAAGGCAGGCGACCTGATCCTGTCCGCACCCGGATGGGCCATGCATTCGCACCATTCCGGCACCGAAACCACGTCCGCGCTGACCGTGCAAGACCACCCGCTGCAAATCGCCATGGAATCGCTGATCTGGCAGGAGCGCATGCAGGAACCCATTCTGGCGCTGGGCAGCCAGAGCGGTTTTGAAAGCAACCGCGCGCAATTGGCGGCCGCGACCTGA